Proteins encoded by one window of Orbaceae bacterium BiB:
- a CDS encoding NADH-quinone oxidoreductase subunit J codes for MVSVFYIAAIITVLASIKAISSRRSMSALLYFVISLLATAVVFFIMGAYFSAALTVILFVGAVSLLFLSVLSLINLRYDAVEQNKRGISPKIWLGPLILVFVLLVTLIYGIASTDYSALEVTQPENESLTDMFLGSYILVIELAILLLLCGLVIAYHFIYRLYIHKEIPPTSTKSITNKGEKYDSTNA; via the coding sequence ATGGTTTCTGTTTTTTATATTGCAGCAATTATTACTGTATTGGCAAGCATTAAAGCCATTAGTAGTCGACGCTCAATGAGCGCTTTACTGTACTTTGTAATTTCTCTGCTAGCAACCGCTGTAGTTTTTTTTATTATGGGTGCTTATTTTTCAGCAGCCCTAACCGTTATACTGTTTGTTGGAGCAGTATCCTTACTTTTTCTCTCAGTGTTATCACTAATCAATCTTCGCTACGATGCTGTAGAGCAGAATAAACGCGGCATCAGCCCTAAAATTTGGTTAGGCCCATTAATTTTAGTTTTTGTCCTCTTAGTTACATTAATTTATGGTATTGCCAGCACAGATTATTCGGCTTTAGAAGTGACACAGCCAGAAAATGAAAGTCTTACCGATATGTTCTTGGGCTCGTATATTTTAGTTATTGAGTTAGCGATTTTACTATTACTTTGTGGATTAGTAATTGCCTATCATTTTATTTATCGCTTATATATTCATAAAGAGATACCGCCTACTTCCACCAAATCCATAACAAATAAAGGGGAAAAATATGATTCCACTAATGCATAG